Proteins from a genomic interval of Lolium perenne isolate Kyuss_39 chromosome 1, Kyuss_2.0, whole genome shotgun sequence:
- the LOC127293945 gene encoding small heat shock protein, chloroplastic codes for MQQAVVSNLQPITASPGAPGSRFTWTNASCRPRRGSVKVRSIKNGSTDNLDHLRRAPTARKQQQQQQGNGNPPRRRVIQTTPFGLWDSFPEARTLNQMMRTMERIVDEEDDDRRPLVVPAAMVSPTVQRADSAATAYRRGRTPWEIKERAGDYLVRFDMPGMTREDVRVSVQDQTMVVIAEKAEKQGEENGENGKEEEEEPWPAASYGRYRTRVELPENVDVEKIAAEVRDGVLYLNIPKVSPSGGKVVSIQVQ; via the exons ATGCAGCAAGCTGTGGTCTCCAATCTGCAACCTATCACCGCATCCCCGGGTGCTCCAGGAAGCAGGTTCACATGGACCAATGCTTCCTGCAGACCTAGGCGAGGCTCGGTGAAGGTCCGGTCTATCAAGAATGGGTCCACCGATAATCTTGACCATCTGCGGAGAGCCCCGACTGCTagaaagcagcagcagcagcagcagggaaATGGAAATCCTCCGAGGAGGAGGGTCATCCAGACCACGCCATTTG GACTATGGGACAGCTTTCCTGAAGCAAGAACGCTGAATCAAATGATGCGGACCATGGAGCGCATCGTAgacgaggaagacgacgaccgccGCCCGCTCGTGGTGCCAGCCGCGATGGTGTCGCCGACGGTACAGCGCGCGGACAGCGCGGCCACCGCCTACCGACGGGGACGGACGCCGTGGGAGATCAAGGAGCGCGCGGGGGACTACCTGGTGCGGTTCGACATGCCGGGCATGACGAGGGAGGACGTGAGGGTGAGCGTGCAGGACCAGACGATGGTGGTGATCGCCGAGAAGGCGGAAAAGCAAGGAGAAGAGAATGGAGAGAATgggaaagaggaagaggaggagccgTGGCCGGCGGCGAGCTACGGGCGGTACAGGACGCGGGTGGAGCTGCCGGAGAACGTGGATGTGGAGAAGATCGCTGCGGAGGTCAGGGACGGCGTGCTCTACCTCAACATCCCCAAGGTGTCGCCATCCGGGGGCAAGGTCGTCAGCATCCAGGTGCAGTGA